The genomic stretch taggcattctccaaggtcgcatcccttgtttcggcgtcgtgatcaccctcatagccgaaattcgatgctgccccttgtcttcgtcgctgtctaccgtattcactacgatagaccccattagtagcattgatccgtcactcggtttcaataccaCCAATGCCTTCGAAAGAAgcgcatcccgagtactaacttgaagtcatccagcggaacggtggtgaagtcgagctcccctgcccactcacccacttggaccgcgaccttcttagccactccttggacgcgtctcattttcccattgaccggcttcaggcagctgttagcatcccgcagaactagccccaaccgatccgcttcctctttcgtaacaaagttatgggaggcgcccgagtcgatcaaggctcgtgctttcttcccattcaccatcaagtccacgtacatgagcccgttggatttcttggcggaggacTCTTCGTATTTCCCCATCGCGTTGATCCGTTGGAGTGAGCCCATCtgtggttggtcttcaccatcactcgagtcttcgttacactcttggtgatagtcggccaacgccccatcaagacgttcttgagcccctttcggcatcttcttgaacatggcattgaactccgcttggttcggacaatcggccatcttgtgaggacccttgcacacaaaacacgcgaacggtctcttcgttgtggaGCGCAGAGAGAGTTTCCCAccttcgaagacgagcttgagggcgagtttgtagtgctcgccgattgggcttgacttccttgcgaGCGGAATCGACCGTTCCCAACCGAAATGGCATtttttgtggcctttgtccattgtacccactcGTGACGCGCACCGGTATTCCCCGTTGGTGTCAccactcttggtgcctctcgctccccgtgaaagtcgagcaggcgctccgcagctgatatggccgaagacagagttttggggttctgcctcatgacctcctgttgtgcccacctcttcaacccatcaatgaattcgaatgtcctatccgtctcggacatttcggtaatctcgagcatgcatgcagagaattccctcacataatctcggattgatttggtgtgcttgatttccttcaacttcttccgagcaacaaactccgtgttctcggggtagaagtgatccttcaagatcctcttgaagtcggcccacgatgttaccgtaatcgtgcccgcatcgatttccttgtacctagccctccaccacatcttggcatcgtcgactagatacatacttgccgtgacaacttccgcgtcttcgtcgagcccacttactcggaagtattgctccatatcgaagataaagttatcgaccgctttcgaatccctcgccccatcgtaggcacgaggtggaggtgccttcaccttatggctccccacagatttcccgtcattggtcaccgctttcacgagcgtggcgcaagtgttctctaacatctcgacctttcgatgcagatgattgatctcttcctcccgatcgtcggggatcgcaccactgatcgcttggatgcgggtgtccatcccgtccaccttcgtctcaaggtcacaaaccgtcttttgcaactcaTCAAGGCTCGCagccatccgcataacgatgtcctcgagtttgggaagcttgacatcGATTGtgtcctctaaggcatccactcggtcctcgattgtttcgcccattttctcgatatcgatgaacaaatgcggcttgcagaaacccgtccgaagaccgggctctgataccaaatgtcacggtccgctacttttgtcggaccgtggcgcgcacccttgcccgtctcaaggcaagatgcaagcgacaaggatcttcgtactagtgagggatcgcccactagcacgatactcgggtctcgggtcggtgtgtgtcgggaatcatagtcacgattatcaagtccggaacacgaaagcaataaaagtaagcaatacgattattgaaagcaagcaacaagcaacaacaagcttttggatgagaagcggtttttcattgactagcacctctcaaagaggcaaatttgatagtttggtctggttagcaggaaacattgaatttacaagtttagttcagaatagcgatatacctatttatggaaacctattctaaaactactaagaaaatacttactacaaatgtacaagggaaatgaaattacataagtataaataaatctaagggttcaagtgtgcggatcgtcacacttgGCGGGCATTGGTATAAAAACCCCACACGCCGTGGGTGGTGGACTGGTGGGATAGGGGTGGATTTTGCGTCATATGTGAGTCATATCCATCTCATATCCGCTCACCcactaattattaaaaaaaaaaaatcattatgattatttatagagtttttttaataatttttttgttgaaaatcttAAATTAGAAagatttaatgatttttttttaaaatttatagtGATTAAACTACATTTTATTGAAAAAAATATCGAAAAAAATTATGATGTAATGAGTTGGTTGGTAAATTAGGCAGATACttcctcccatccagaccaaaggttacagttgctttttggcactattcatggtcgtagggaatctttgatattattcttaatctataagacaaaatatagtcatgtgagatcttgtttgatttataaATTAATctttataagaatatcaaatttttataatttttaataatgtgtaactaaagatatgcacgttacaaaacgtgtctcgacaagtgtgataaagcaactgtaacctttggtctggatgggagggagtacgAGTTTGCATTATCGCCCTTTTAGGATGTGGTGGTGTATGTTTGAAAATTTATAACCTCCAATGTCCTCCATGGTCCTTTGCTCTTTCATAATGACATTTGTTTTCCCACATAAAGAGATGGTAACAATGAGTATCTTTCAATTTCTTATGAAAAAATCTTAAAAATATTTACTTAAATGACTTTTTATCGCGTGTCTTTTAATACACACGTTTGAAAAACTGATTTAGAAATTACTATATGTATTGTTAAAGGGATATGCTATTTCCTACACATACTTTTACTAAATCCCGCAGAAATTTCCCGACTTTCCCGACTTTACCCCTCCCATTCAAACACACAATACCAGAATAAtttagaagagagagagagagagagataaacTAGCAGTGCGATGGCAAAAAACGTAGGGCCACTGACCACCGACAACAGCGCAGGCCCACAGTACACCGGCGACATCGCGGCCAACAGGACACCGACGACTGAGCGGTCCCAAATGATTCACCAGTGACGATGACTTAGGGCCAATAACCTCTAGGCCGCAAACCACCACCGGCTTGACACGCGGGGACTGGAGAGGGAGTTAAGTCAGCTTGCAAGGGCTGGGACAGTGGTGGGTTCGACGCACGACAATGACGGTGACGGTTACCACCGGCAACGAATCGAGCCCGTATACCACAGGTTCGATGCGCAGGAATTGGGGAGTGGAGTAGGGTAGATGCGCGGGAGATGTAGAAGGAGGTGCGGTCGACGAATCGGCGGCGCTGGGTTTAGCAAGGGGGAATGGCCAATGGGGCTGAGGGAGGGGTAGTTAGGGTGGTCAGGGATGGGTGCCGGAGGAAGGCTGATGGCTTaggtttttttcaattttttttttttttaaaattttttaagAGGAGGGATAGGAACGGAAAAAAATGACAAATTGTGTAGGATATAGTAAAAGCTTGTGTGGGATTTAGCAATTACGTTGTTTAAAAGACGGCAACGAACATTTCAAGAGTTGGTCTCTCTTTTGacggtttatataaattgtgatTATGCTCTCATTTCATTCTACAAATCCGTGTAATATCAGAATTTGTCAAATAACACCTCGTTATTTAATTGGTTACTCCGCTGACTAGGTGTATTCCATACATTCCTGTCTACTACTCTATTGAACTCGTATACCTCATTTGGTTACTCCGCTGTTTATCGTCGATAAATTATCTACATTTTTACCTAAACTTTCGATTTACCCTCTATCGGACTTGTATCCTTCATCATTTGGTTAACTATGAAGGTCATGGACGTCCATGATTTCGCCATGGAAGTGGCTAAAGCGATGATCTGGCCAAGGTTTGTAATCCCTTTTTTTATAACCGTTTAGAATAATTAACTTTCGACACAATTTGATGAAGCTGTTTGTTATTTGCAGTGTTATTATTGACAATGGCTCCTGTGAAGATGTTACTGAAATCAGAATTAAGGTATTTTGTGTTATTTAGCTGCGAAATTCCAAACCAAAAAATGTGTTAAGATGAGCGGTATACTGAACATAATAGGTTTTTTGTTCGAATCCCCTCTCTTTATATTGTAGATGACCGCGTAGAGAAATTCATATGTACTTGTAGTGATTATGAGTTTATGATAAAAAGGGTTTGAGTCGGAATTTGGTTAATGTTACTGAGTACTCGGTAAATGTTAAGGTTTGACATAGTTGGTTGATAAAGAACAATGAATAAATTGTGGAAGACACTTTCTTATTCAGGTGGAGAATTACAACAGTCACGAAATACTTCAACGACTTGTCGAACTTCTCTCTGAAATGAATATTGTCATTACAAATGTATATATGTGCTGGGACGGTTCATGGGGAAACTGGAGAAGACCAATGGAAGGTATACATTTCTATATAAAACTCCCTCAGTTTCGTTTTATATATGTCAGTTTTGGATCGTGCACATGAAttaagaaaataaagaaaattggTACTCGTGTACAGTGTACTATTAGCTTCACCGATCTACTAGTTAAAAGTATTTTCTTTTCCTACTTATTAATGCTCTGGAAAATAAGGAGAATATGTAATACATAGACTATGGTAAAAAAAACGACATATCGAAAGAATTTTTTAATTGTTTAACAAGACATATAAAGTGAAATGGAGAAAGCAAGCCAAATGTATACCTTTTGTGCATTGGTAAACCACGGGTCAGGGGCGTCGCCATGTTCAGCCATGAGCGTGGGAATCAGGCCTTCAATTTTGGTCATCAAATTTACAAGCTTTATTGATGAAATTCAACCAAAATGTTTATTGTAATACACTTGTACATTTGTATTTGGGGCCTCATTTCTTTACGGAGCACAAGACCTCCATTTATTTTAAAACGCTCCTGCCACTAGTTGTAATTAATGTCAACAATTTGTATGTTATTACGGAGTAATTTAATTGCCTGCTTATGCTACAATCTACGGAGTACATTAGAAAGTACGAGTAGTAAACTAGTTCTAAAAGCAAAAGTTTAATTATTTCTATGATTCTATGTCAACTTGATTTTGATACTATAATTATATTTTAACCTTTTCAACAGTTTTGAATGTGACCGATTCATTTGGGAACAAGATTAGAGATCAAAATGTCATCAATTATATTAAGAAGGTAAATCTTATACTCCAAAATAAGTTAAATTCTCATTTGATCTTTGATATTGTCAGAGTATGTTATATACAGTACCATTTAATTTTGTTTGGAACCTACTAATTTATACTTATGGTCATATTTTAATTGATTATATCAGTATATACTTACGGCATTAAGTTGTCAACAAAATGCGAGTTCATTTTAGGATGAAATATCGTAAGTACGATTAGTTTATCTATCTTTATTTATAGAGTTATGGGTGCGCGCATCAGTTCATTTTAtgctttcaccaaaaaaaaaaaatcattttattttatgtgatggTTTAAGTATTCAGTGAGTTTTTAATTCGAATTTCCTAGAAAGAAGCTAATTTTTCTTCTGAGACCGTTCTTATATACTGTAGTTCTTACAATTAATTTCACATCATCATTGTGCATTTGCGCCTTCTCAAAGCAGAATTCTTGCTCTCTTAATGTACAGGAACTTCACGCTATCAAGGATGGTAAGTCCTTTGTGTATTGTTCAGTGAGAGAGTCTGATAAAGTCGCATATTCTGAAGCATATTGTTCAATTGAGCTGACTGGAACTGATAAACGAGGCTTGTGTAAAGTGCGTGGTGACCGAGCTGGCCCCTACTGTGAAATGATGCAGGCCGAGATATGCACCCACATTTCCCAAATGTTGGCAATTTTCCGAGCCACATCGCTGGTAAAACAGTCATCATGTCAATATTTATCCCTGAAACCTGCCCAAGAAACCACAGCGAGTTTTCTGTTTGACACCCTCTTCGACCGTCCCATACCACCAAACCTGAAGCTATTCTACCAAAACAATGCAAGTAATAAATGTACAATTATGTCCTCGAAAATTCAGAAAAAAGTTCGTGTTATACGTTTGCCAAGCGTAGATGGGAAGGGATCGAAAACTTCAAGGATAAAATAGAGATggtcatgtatatatatataattagttaCTGATTGATGTAGTTAGTTCCTTTAAATGGGAGAAGATATATCATATACTATGTAATTATGCAAATATTAGTTCTGTTATGTCATATATGCAGTGCATTTGTGAAATTTGTATTGAGGTACTTTGTGATATTTGATCCGTTTCATTATTCACAAGTAACATATACTTGTGTAAAATGGTTTTACAcaaatttatcgtaaaatcaGATCTTTAGTAACCATTTTTACCTACTAATAGAATCTGTTTTACAACTAAATTACACAAGACTAACTCTTTATTATTATCCGTCTTATGGATGAGTAGCTGTATTATCACTCGTTGATTACAGTTCTTGGATTTTTTAAGGTATAGGAAAGGTTTCAGGTTAAAATCTCTCTCCCCAGATTGTGAATTGTACATTTGTACGTAATGCCTTTGTTGGCTTTGTAGCCGATGTGGTAAAAAATACTTTTATATGCTTCGTAACTCTTATATATTATATCGAGTATTATACTTTCGGGTATAATTTATTGGATCAGATAAGGTTGGTTATCTTCAAAACTTTACAAGATACAAAGAAGGTTGTATCATGAAACAAAAATATATTCCCACTATCCCAGTTcataattatttgtttacctttgattttgaAGCAATTGGATGATATTCCTAATAAAATAGAAACGAAAATGTCAAGACATTTACCTCTCTGTTTCCGAAAGTCCACTGTAGGCCCGAACGTTGACAATTTCTCAAAGGACAGCAACGAACATTTCAAGACATTTCCGTAGTAGCCACCTCTCTGTTTACATCCTTTAATCTTCTACGGAGTATCTGTCTAATTGTATTATATACATTGCTGTTTTTTCTACTGTATTGCTCATTTGGTTAATCAATAAGGTCATGGATGTTTATGAAAGTTACCGGAAACTGTTGAAAAAGTTCAACACACCAAGCCCAAGGTAATCCTTTTTTTCTCCTTCAAGTAACGAATTCGGATGATGATTCCTATGTTAGGACTAaggctttgttgttgttgtgatatAATTTGATGCTTTTATTGTAGTTTTGACTGTTCTACACCGCCTGAAATCAATTTTATAACCGTTTAGAATAACATCGATTGATGAAGTTGGTTGTTTGTTATATGCAGAGTTGTTATTGACAATGATTCTTTTGAAGCTGTTACTGTAATTAAGGTATTTTTATGCAATTTACTATCTTTTTAGCTTTGACCGAGCAAATCGGTAATTACTTGCGAGCTGTCTCATCTTATTATCACCTCTAGCTCTAGAGGGAGTAACTTTCAAACCAAACATGTTTTCTGCTTGGCTGATGTATGACGGTGTACACCATATGTGCGACTATTCTTTTGTATCCTAATTAACCATTTAAAGAGTTGTCCTATGCTACaagtctgtttttttttttttttttttttttttttttttttttttttaataatttgtaTCGCTAAAGAAGAACGCCGTAATCAACTATGAATAAATTGTGGGAGGATCTTATTTCAGGTGGAGATTTCCAACAGGCATGGAATACTTATACATGCTGTTAAACTTCTCGTTGAAATGAACATCGTCATTACAAAGTCCTGCATCTCTTTGGTCGGTACCGATTTCTATATAAGTATGTGAATCTATACTTTTTTTGCATTATTAACCAATTTGTTTGTGACGCTAGATACGGAGTAATTAATTTCAACCTTTTCAACAGATTTTAATGTGACTGATCTTTGCCGGAACAAGATTAGAGATCAAAAAGTGCTCGATTATATTAAGAAGGTAAATCATATGCTCCGTAACTTTAAGTTTTGAACTAGTTAAGTAGATTATCTCTCGTCCTTGTCGGGGCTGCACAAATTCGTTCTGTGATGTTTTACACCAGTGAGCTTGTTAATTGGACATCCGTAACTTTGAGTTTTGAACTGGTTAGTAGAATTTGCTCTTGCTCTTGTTTTTGTAGTTGTAGCGTTTTAACGTACAGAACgatcagttaatgtattatacaactggttgtatatacaacttatttaatGTAGTAGAGCTTTGACGCTTTGTTATAAGGTTATCgagctctattaacaaaattatcgacttatgatacaaagttattgagtttaacagaataattattaagctcaataacttcataaaataactcaataacttgtaaattaactcaacaactttgaggcggttgtacaatgctactatacaactggttgtaggatagtatttgtgcagAATGATGGTTGCGTCCCTTGACACCAAAACTCCTTGTTTTTTTAATATCCAGGCTATTGAAGATGATTACTCTCTTAGGGCTTCTATGAGAAAGTTTGATAGAGTTGCATCTTCTGAACTACATTATTCGACTGAGCTGACCGGGATTGACAAACAAGGTTTATGTAAAGTGTGTAGAGCCCTGGCTGGCCTGGACTGTGAGACAGTAAACACTGAGATATGCACGCACTTTTCTGGAATGTTCGCTATTTGCAGAGCCGTATCACTGATAAAACAATCATCATGTCGATATATATTCCTGACTTGTTCTCAAGAAGCGGCTGAGAGTTTCCTGTTTGAGACTCTCTTTGAGCGTCCAAAGCCACGAAACCTGGAGCCAAACTACCAAAATTATGCAAGTAATAGATGTACAAGCAGTAGTACAGTCATGTCCTCGAGGATACAGAAAAAAATTCGCGTTATGCGTTTGCCAAGCGTAAATGGGAAAAGATCGAAAACTTCAAGGATAAAATAGAGATGGTCACGGACTCATGGTTTGTGCTATACTGATTTGATGTAGCTACTAGCTAGTAGTTCCTTTACATGGGAGAAGAAGATTTGCAGCTATTATGTAAATATTACTCGAGTTCTATTGTGTACAATTCATATTAGTGAAAAGAATTTGTATTGAAGTGCAAAATTTGTGAAAGGTAGATAAGTAATACGTACCCAAAACAAAAACGTAGATAAAGTACAAAAAAAACAGCAAAAAAGATAAAATAGATAGTAAAACATATTCAAAATAAAAAGATAGGGTGGATATTGGGAAACATTTGAAAAAGAAAAGTGTAAATTATTGATCGGAATTGAAGGGGACATTTAAATTGAAACGAGAAGTAATTATCTCGAATAAATGAAAGAAGAATTTTTGTAAAATTTAAttatcattttcttttttttttgtttctagaGTAATATTTATGCTTCCTAATCTTTAATGACTAATTGAGAAAAAAGAATATTTAAATTCATATTTATAAAACTCATACTTTATATGATCGATTCGTTTAGAACTTTCTACCAAAATTTGATCTTGGCAAAAATATAACGATCATTGGTCCTTTCATTTGTCCCACTTTTACGTCCCCTCCTAATTAAGATACACCCGTAACTTTTGGCCAAGAATAATGATCAACAAAAGTCGATTTTTTTATTTGGTGTGAATGGAGCCATAACGGTGGTTTTAACGCTGACGAGGTTCACCACAAGTCATAAGTATCACTTTTCATGATATGCCCGAGAGGGCGAAAGCAATAGACTCAAAATTTAGAAGACATAGCTTCCACCCTCAGGCCATAAATGCTCCTCAAGTTGAGCTAAGAAGCTTGAACTTGAAAATTTCATCCAAATTTTAACTACTAAACTACACAAATTATTTAATGAAGGAATTAATTGTTGTGCTACAAAAAAGAATAGTATACCTAGTTTCTCAATCCATATTTTTTTTAACTTAATTTCAAAGGATTTTCTACGGTATACCCTTGTATTTTTCCGAATTCTACCATTTACCCTTGATTTTCAAAAACATCCTATATACCCCTAAACTTCTAGGTTTCTAATGGTTACATATTATCTCAAAAATTGTATCTAAGGATTATATTGATGATAGCTCTATGTTTTCTAGATAAGTAATCAACTAAAACGGCCgaaataaaatatttaaaattgtaAAATTTTAGCAGCCTTAGGGTATATGCAGAACAATTTATTGAGTTTAGGAGCATCTTGTGTGATTTTAAAAAAACAAGGGTATAGTAGTGTAGAATCCGGAAAAATACAGGGGTATATCGTAGAACAATTTATTGAGTTCAAGAACATCTAGTGTGATTTCAATTCAACTTTTCGGTTTGATTTAGTTAAATTAAGACCTTATATAAATAAATTTAGCTGACCTCGATTTAAAGAGTTTGTTCCAAAATAACGGGAGTACAAACCAAACTTAAGAACAATTTCATGTTTAACACCGTCTTAACTTAAACGGCTCACAAAGCCGATTAATATAGAGATGAAAATAAAGAGGAGATTGTAAAACGTTTGAAATTAAGACGGTTTTAAACAAGATTAACCGAAACTTAAATGGGTAGCTTAGTTTAGTAACTTCTAATCAAAGACACAAAAACCATAAAGGTGGTGGTTCAATTTTTACTCATGACATTGCCAAAAAAAAATGGACAACAAAAATGTCGTCGTCTGCGATAACGGCACCGGGGTaatcttcttctttcttctcttGTATCATCAATTAATCGCACTTGATTCATTCTAATATTAATGTTTTGTTAAATTCGATTACTTTATTCACCTTCATTGATCTATCTGATTGATTCAAACATATGAATTTATTACTATTATGTATGCGTGATTTGTGCGGTTTTAGTTGCAATTAATTAGTATTCTAATTAGGGTTCGTTGTAAGGAATTCTAAACCCATGATTATAGCTTACATTGGTTGGTAGTGGTTGGTAGAATGATTTGAAGGGGAATGCGATGTTGAATTTATTATAGTGAGGTTTAGAATTACCAGAATTGGGCATTGTATGATTGACCCGTCGCGTCCGAGTTCATGGGTGATCTAGTGGTTTTGGCTTTTGGAGTTAGGGGGCGTCGTGTTCAGGGGAGCGAATTACAAATTGAATAAGGTAAACTAGAAAAATAAtcggaaattttaattaaaatcgCCCATTTTTTACTTTTTGAGTGGGGCCGAGTGGCAACCGTCACTGCTAGTCTGCTACCCTCCCTAGCTCCACCACTATGCACTTGAATTGGAACCATAATGCGGAGTTTTATGGGGATTTTTTTGGAGTCATTTCCAGCTGGTTGAGTGAGCATGCTTAACATGATTTGAGAATTCGGGCTCAATAAGGTGTTATTTGCTTAAATGGAGAAAACTAACTCGTTAATTGAAGAAAATACAAATGGAATACGGTAGACTAGAAAAATAATcagaaattttaattaaaaatggtCCAACTTTTACTTTTTGA from Silene latifolia isolate original U9 population chromosome 2, ASM4854445v1, whole genome shotgun sequence encodes the following:
- the LOC141631657 gene encoding ACT domain-containing protein ACR5-like — encoded protein: MKVMDVHDFAMEVAKAMIWPSVIIDNGSCEDVTEIRIKVENYNSHEILQRLVELLSEMNIVITNVYMCWDGSWGNWRRPMEVLNVTDSFGNKIRDQNVINYIKKELHAIKDGKSFVYCSVRESDKVAYSEAYCSIELTGTDKRGLCKVRGDRAGPYCEMMQAEICTHISQMLAIFRATSLVKQSSCQYLSLKPAQETTASFLFDTLFDRPIPPNLKLFYQNNASNKCTIMSSKIQKKVRVIRLPSVDGKGSKTSRIK
- the LOC141631664 gene encoding ACT domain-containing protein ACR4-like produces the protein MDVYESYRKLLKKFNTPSPRVVIDNDSFEAVTVIKVEISNRHGILIHAVKLLVEMNIVITKSCISLVGTDFYINFNVTDLCRNKIRDQKVLDYIKKAIEDDYSLRASMRKFDRVASSELHYSTELTGIDKQGLCKVCRALAGLDCETVNTEICTHFSGMFAICRAVSLIKQSSCRYIFLTCSQEAAESFLFETLFERPKPRNLEPNYQNYASNRCTSSSTVMSSRIQKKIRVMRLPSVNGKRSKTSRIK